The following coding sequences are from one uncultured Desulfobacter sp. window:
- a CDS encoding AMP-binding protein has protein sequence MKELYQQMIHISRMPDDAEKQARVKAFFHSLNSMTMPDSFNWASQVFEGIHVARTPDKTALVYEDLTTLESSRFSYLDLSCQANRLINFLADRGVGIKDNMYMMVPLCPEIWFASLACIKAGIVSVPTATTMTVRELQFRFETYTPDVILADMASVDLIETAIRETGITPKVKLVLGQAPGWISYDEVASASDKTEAAITASNDILFCFFTSGTTGLPKRVGHTAVSYPVGHLSTTAMTGLEPDDIHHNLSAPGWGKWSWSSFFVPFNVGATVTAFRFDTLNADTYLAAIARQKVTTLCAPPTAWRMFVNADIAGIDLSCLRQSMSAGEPLNPEVITRWHEYTGTRIRDFYGQTESTAMIGNPPWMAENMRAGSFGRPAPMYDVALADSEGNEITQPDQEGHIVVKLDHWVPAGLFKEYIGNPEKMGDVFVDHYYYTGDRASFDADGYWWFVGRADDVIKSSDYRIGPFEVESALLEHPAVDEAAVVGTPDPQRHQLVKAYVILSPGETGSRELALALFKHTMNILAKFKMPRIIEFVDNVPKTISGKIRRIDLRDTETERQENERVKDSPINEYFYWDFPELSSKKK, from the coding sequence ATGAAAGAACTCTACCAACAGATGATCCACATCAGCCGGATGCCGGATGATGCTGAAAAACAGGCCCGGGTAAAGGCATTTTTTCATTCCTTGAACAGCATGACAATGCCTGATTCATTCAACTGGGCGAGCCAGGTGTTTGAAGGCATTCATGTGGCCCGGACTCCGGATAAAACCGCCCTGGTGTATGAAGATCTGACCACCCTTGAATCCAGTCGTTTTTCCTATCTTGACCTGTCATGCCAGGCCAACAGGCTGATCAATTTTCTGGCGGACCGGGGCGTCGGCATAAAAGACAATATGTATATGATGGTGCCCCTGTGTCCTGAAATATGGTTTGCAAGTCTTGCCTGCATCAAAGCGGGAATCGTCAGTGTCCCCACGGCCACCACCATGACTGTCAGGGAGCTGCAATTCCGGTTTGAAACCTATACACCGGATGTCATTCTGGCAGACATGGCCAGCGTTGATCTCATTGAAACCGCTATCCGGGAAACCGGCATCACACCCAAAGTAAAACTGGTATTAGGGCAGGCCCCGGGCTGGATTTCCTACGACGAGGTGGCAAGTGCATCCGACAAGACTGAGGCCGCTATAACGGCATCCAATGATATACTGTTCTGCTTTTTTACCTCGGGAACCACCGGCCTGCCGAAACGTGTGGGGCACACGGCCGTTTCCTATCCTGTGGGCCATTTATCAACCACCGCCATGACAGGGCTCGAACCCGATGATATCCATCATAATCTCAGCGCTCCCGGATGGGGTAAATGGTCCTGGTCCTCTTTTTTTGTTCCTTTTAATGTGGGAGCCACAGTCACCGCCTTCCGGTTTGATACGTTGAATGCAGATACATACCTTGCGGCCATTGCAAGACAAAAGGTCACCACCCTTTGTGCGCCGCCGACCGCCTGGCGCATGTTTGTAAATGCAGACATTGCAGGCATTGACCTGTCCTGTCTGCGTCAGTCCATGTCTGCAGGAGAGCCCTTAAACCCGGAAGTCATTACACGCTGGCATGAATATACCGGCACCCGTATCCGGGATTTTTATGGACAGACGGAATCCACGGCCATGATCGGCAACCCGCCCTGGATGGCCGAAAACATGCGGGCCGGCTCTTTTGGCCGCCCCGCTCCCATGTATGATGTGGCCCTGGCAGATAGTGAAGGCAATGAAATTACCCAGCCCGATCAAGAAGGGCATATTGTGGTAAAATTAGACCACTGGGTACCGGCGGGACTGTTTAAAGAGTATATCGGCAATCCGGAAAAAATGGGGGACGTATTTGTGGACCACTATTATTACACCGGGGACCGGGCCTCTTTTGATGCCGATGGATACTGGTGGTTTGTGGGCCGGGCCGACGATGTCATTAAATCCAGCGATTACCGCATCGGACCCTTTGAGGTGGAAAGTGCCCTGTTGGAACACCCTGCCGTGGACGAAGCTGCCGTTGTGGGAACGCCTGATCCCCAACGACACCAACTGGTCAAGGCCTATGTCATTCTCAGCCCGGGCGAGACCGGCAGCAGGGAACTTGCCCTGGCCTTGTTCAAGCACACCATGAATATTCTTGCCAAATTTAAAATGCCGCGAATCATCGAATTTGTTGATAACGTGCCAAAAACCATTTCCGGAAAAATTCGTCGAATTGACTTGCGGGATACCGAAACCGAACGGCAAGAAAACGAAAGGGTCAAAGACTCGCCCATCAATGAATATTTTTACTGGGACTTTCCAGAATTAAGCTCAAAGAAAAAATAG
- a CDS encoding tRNA-dihydrouridine synthase family protein has product MAEDCPVLILAPLQGVTDVVFRQVYVRHFNGIDQAMAPFISTMSSRRLKPSRLKDVDPDLNRALPVVPQILGNNPDDFIYLADYLFDMGYTQVNWNLGCPHSKIAKKMRGSGLLSYPDEIDAFLTRIIPAMKASLSVKIRLGRKSKEEIRELIAMFNTHTLDEIILHPRTGEQMYTGTADVDAFERAMNACAHPMVYNGDIVDLASWERIRQRFPNIRRFMIGRGILSNPFLPEQIKGVQNDLPNTGTRDVGNQTHERLKNFHADLFNSYKQVFKGPGHLIGRMKGFWGYLGPSFEDSRKPLKKMLKSNLEQDYLDRVNGFWDMNLSFLPGGVE; this is encoded by the coding sequence ATGGCAGAAGATTGTCCCGTTTTAATACTGGCCCCGTTACAGGGGGTCACCGATGTGGTGTTCAGGCAGGTGTATGTCCGGCATTTCAACGGTATTGACCAGGCCATGGCCCCGTTTATCTCCACCATGAGCAGCAGGCGCTTAAAGCCGTCAAGGCTCAAAGACGTGGACCCGGATTTGAACCGTGCTTTGCCTGTGGTTCCCCAGATTCTGGGCAATAATCCGGATGATTTTATCTATCTTGCAGATTACCTGTTTGACATGGGCTATACCCAGGTGAACTGGAACCTTGGGTGCCCCCATTCAAAAATTGCAAAGAAAATGCGGGGCTCGGGGCTTTTGAGTTACCCGGATGAGATTGACGCTTTTCTTACCCGGATCATCCCGGCCATGAAGGCCTCTTTGAGTGTGAAAATACGTCTGGGTCGTAAAAGTAAAGAAGAGATCCGGGAGCTGATTGCAATGTTTAATACCCATACGCTTGACGAAATCATCCTGCACCCCAGAACCGGAGAGCAGATGTATACAGGTACAGCTGATGTCGACGCATTTGAAAGGGCTATGAACGCGTGCGCTCACCCCATGGTCTATAACGGTGATATTGTGGACCTGGCATCATGGGAAAGAATCCGGCAGCGGTTTCCCAACATTCGTCGTTTCATGATCGGCAGGGGGATTCTTTCCAACCCATTTTTGCCCGAGCAGATCAAAGGGGTGCAAAACGATCTGCCAAATACCGGCACCCGGGATGTCGGTAACCAAACCCATGAACGATTGAAAAACTTCCATGCAGATCTGTTTAACAGCTATAAACAGGTTTTTAAAGGACCGGGACATCTTATCGGACGTATGAAAGGATTTTGGGGATATCTGGGGCCTTCCTTTGAAGACAGCAGAAAACCCTTGAAAAAGATGCTCAAGTCAAATTTGGAGCAGGATTATTTAGACCGGGTCAATGGGTTCTGGGACATGAACTTGAGTTTTTTGCCGGGCGGGGTGGAATGA
- a CDS encoding response regulator, whose product MCRSCLIVDDSKPMRSAIKRTILRAGFQDLIIFEAQNGKEALCLIKSTPIDLIVTDYNMPEMDGLEFITVLKGSADYKEIPVMLMTGEINEARLKKFKNMDVAAHIEKDITPEAIKPILSVALNKFD is encoded by the coding sequence ATGTGCCGCTCATGCTTAATTGTCGATGATTCAAAACCGATGCGATCCGCCATCAAACGAACGATTCTCAGGGCGGGATTCCAAGATTTAATAATATTTGAGGCCCAAAATGGTAAAGAAGCGCTGTGCTTGATCAAAAGCACGCCCATTGATTTGATTGTTACAGACTATAATATGCCTGAAATGGACGGCCTTGAGTTCATAACAGTTTTGAAAGGCAGCGCAGACTACAAAGAAATACCTGTGATGCTGATGACAGGGGAAATTAACGAAGCCAGACTGAAAAAATTTAAAAATATGGATGTTGCCGCCCATATTGAAAAAGATATCACGCCCGAAGCGATCAAACCCATACTGTCCGTTGCCTTGAATAAGTTTGATTAA
- the nudC gene encoding NAD(+) diphosphatase, which translates to MFSPLQTPALPQEGPAWIFLFDGTELIVDPETVLIPVLKPSQAKDLTRNGLHPFGTLNGMPCCCGTLIDHTPESGLTGSNLRDFYQSADEDMRLAIAYGRFVADVHTNNHFCGRCGTLTQMMKREHGRACPACGLHAYPRISPAVIMGVTRGDEILLARGTRFPKRQMFSVLAGFTSPGETLEASVAREVYEETRIRVTNIRYVKSQPWPFPDSLMIGFMADYESGKIEIDPKEIIEAGWFKADRLPIIPSTDSLSGQLIRQFRMQFNK; encoded by the coding sequence ATGTTTTCACCATTACAGACACCGGCCCTCCCCCAAGAGGGTCCCGCATGGATTTTCCTTTTTGACGGCACGGAACTGATCGTTGACCCTGAAACAGTGCTGATACCCGTCCTCAAACCCAGCCAGGCCAAGGACCTGACCCGCAACGGCCTGCACCCTTTCGGAACCTTAAACGGCATGCCCTGCTGCTGCGGCACCCTGATTGATCACACCCCGGAATCCGGGTTGACCGGATCCAACCTTAGAGACTTTTACCAAAGTGCCGACGAGGACATGCGCCTGGCCATTGCCTACGGCCGTTTTGTCGCGGATGTCCACACCAATAACCACTTTTGCGGCCGGTGCGGCACATTGACCCAAATGATGAAAAGGGAACATGGTCGAGCCTGCCCGGCCTGCGGTCTCCATGCCTATCCCAGAATATCCCCTGCCGTGATCATGGGGGTGACCCGGGGAGATGAAATCCTTTTGGCCCGGGGAACCCGGTTTCCCAAAAGGCAGATGTTTTCTGTCCTGGCTGGATTTACCTCCCCCGGAGAGACCCTTGAGGCGTCCGTGGCCCGGGAGGTGTACGAGGAAACCCGTATCCGGGTCACAAATATCAGGTATGTAAAAAGTCAGCCCTGGCCCTTTCCTGACAGCCTGATGATCGGATTCATGGCCGATTATGAAAGCGGAAAGATAGAGATCGACCCCAAGGAGATTATAGAGGCAGGATGGTTCAAGGCGGACCGCCTGCCCATTATTCCCAGCACCGACAGCCTCTCCGGGCAACTGATCAGACAATTCAGGATGCAATTCAACAAATAA
- a CDS encoding FAD-dependent oxidoreductase, with product MTDPLFDPIQINQLSIPNRIYMPAMHLGMAHDFEVTDQILAFYRRRAKGGPGMICVGYATVDELSGNTQNIGAHDDKFIPGLTRLSETIRKNGSRCAVQINHAGRYNFSFLLNGRQPVAPSAIASRMTKETPRALEIKEIRQIIDAFANAALRIKQAGFDAVEILSGTGYLISEFLSPLTNQRTDEYGGTLENRMRFGLETVQAVRDAVGPDYPLIVRMNGNDFMPGGNDRSELIEYAKQLAKGPVDALCVNVGWHEARVPQIVAQVPGGAFGYLAGDIRAAVDVPVIASHRIDDPETARKMIDQKFCDMVAMGRSLIADPDLPRKAREAREKEIIHCLACAQGCLDNLFNLKHVECLCNPLAGHEYRRTLDKVDTAKKVMVVGGGPAGMTAALASARRGHDVTVYERSGRLGGQLHLAAAPPGRETFARFSNDLEYQLSVEKIPIVLNCEVNQALILKEKPDALIIATGARPLSPPIPGMDLPHVTGAWDVLENKVGTGKHVAVIGGGAVGVETALFLAEKGTVPADTIKFLLVNKAEPLETLFDMATRGSKTVSLIEMTHRMGKDIGKSTRWGMMQDLRRLNVETRTATKVLKITETGIELETDGKITVMNVDTVVVAAGAESYNPLAHVVEKLGIAYHVTGDALKIGTAFDAVHGAYAAAVSI from the coding sequence ATGACAGATCCCCTGTTCGATCCCATCCAAATCAATCAATTAAGCATTCCCAACAGGATTTATATGCCGGCCATGCACCTGGGCATGGCACACGATTTTGAAGTGACGGATCAAATCCTTGCATTTTACCGAAGACGGGCCAAGGGCGGCCCGGGTATGATCTGCGTGGGGTATGCCACGGTGGACGAACTGTCCGGAAATACCCAGAACATAGGCGCCCATGATGATAAATTTATCCCGGGATTGACTCGGCTGTCAGAGACCATCCGGAAAAATGGAAGCCGCTGCGCCGTGCAGATCAACCATGCCGGCCGGTATAATTTTTCTTTTCTGCTCAACGGCAGACAGCCCGTGGCCCCGTCCGCCATTGCCTCCAGGATGACCAAGGAGACGCCCAGGGCCCTTGAAATCAAAGAGATCCGGCAAATCATCGACGCCTTTGCAAATGCAGCGCTCCGGATAAAACAGGCGGGATTTGATGCGGTGGAAATTTTGTCGGGCACGGGGTATCTGATCTCTGAATTTTTATCTCCACTGACCAATCAACGCACCGATGAATACGGGGGCACCCTTGAAAACCGCATGCGGTTTGGACTGGAAACGGTCCAGGCAGTCCGGGACGCCGTAGGGCCGGATTATCCGTTGATTGTGAGAATGAACGGTAATGATTTTATGCCCGGGGGCAATGACCGGTCGGAGCTGATCGAATATGCAAAACAACTGGCCAAAGGGCCCGTGGATGCTCTGTGCGTCAATGTGGGATGGCATGAAGCCCGGGTGCCCCAGATTGTGGCCCAGGTACCCGGAGGGGCATTCGGCTATCTTGCCGGAGATATCCGGGCTGCGGTGGATGTGCCCGTGATCGCAAGCCACAGGATTGATGATCCGGAAACCGCCAGAAAGATGATCGACCAAAAATTTTGCGACATGGTGGCCATGGGCCGCAGCCTGATTGCAGACCCGGATCTGCCCCGAAAAGCCAGGGAGGCCAGAGAAAAAGAGATTATTCATTGCCTTGCCTGTGCCCAGGGCTGCCTTGACAACCTGTTCAATCTCAAGCATGTGGAGTGTCTTTGCAATCCATTGGCCGGTCATGAGTACCGCAGAACGCTGGATAAAGTTGACACCGCCAAAAAAGTGATGGTGGTCGGCGGCGGACCTGCAGGTATGACCGCCGCGCTGGCATCCGCCCGGCGGGGACATGATGTGACGGTGTATGAGCGCTCCGGACGATTAGGCGGCCAACTTCATCTGGCGGCCGCGCCTCCGGGCAGGGAGACATTTGCCCGGTTTTCCAACGACCTTGAATATCAGCTGTCGGTGGAAAAAATCCCCATCGTACTCAACTGCGAGGTAAACCAAGCCCTGATTCTAAAAGAGAAGCCTGACGCCCTGATCATTGCCACAGGCGCCCGCCCCCTTTCCCCGCCCATCCCCGGCATGGACCTGCCCCATGTGACAGGGGCCTGGGATGTGCTTGAAAACAAGGTGGGCACCGGCAAACATGTGGCCGTCATCGGCGGCGGTGCTGTGGGCGTTGAAACAGCATTATTCCTTGCGGAAAAAGGCACTGTTCCCGCAGACACCATCAAATTTCTGCTGGTAAATAAAGCTGAACCTCTGGAAACCCTTTTTGACATGGCCACCCGAGGCAGCAAAACAGTAAGTCTCATTGAAATGACCCATCGCATGGGCAAGGATATCGGTAAATCCACCCGGTGGGGAATGATGCAGGATCTCAGGCGTTTGAATGTGGAAACCCGGACCGCTACAAAAGTACTGAAAATCACGGAAACCGGCATTGAACTGGAAACGGATGGAAAAATCACCGTCATGAATGTTGATACGGTGGTGGTGGCTGCCGGTGCTGAATCCTACAACCCATTGGCACATGTTGTTGAAAAACTCGGTATTGCGTATCATGTGACCGGTGATGCCTTAAAAATTGGTACTGCTTTTGATGCAGTGCATGGCGCCTATGCAGCCGCCGTTTCTATTTAG
- a CDS encoding sigma 54-interacting transcriptional regulator, giving the protein MNNDGIWNLNFLYHILDAMAEGLFTLDQEGKITAWNRAMENISGYTAEQAVGRQCNLIKCSRCYDQTKPTDTSHCKVLTQGKTEVKECYIRHKDGYDVPVIKNARLVRDETGKVLGIVETLTDLTEIKAIKAREASAKQELKKRYALGNIIGKSAAMEKVFHAIRAAADSRATILIQGESGTGKELVARAIHYEAAGGQRPLVTVNCSALSETLLESELFGHVKGAFTGAHKDRIGRFEQADTGTIFLDEIGELTPYMQVKLLRVLQEREIERVGDTRKKKIDIRVIAATHKDLSALTREGLFREDLYYRLKVFPIRLPPLRRRLEDIPLLVRNFIEKGNKHEDMDIRNVTPDAMKALMAYPWPGNVRELENAVAHGFVLCRTREISCADLPDEVCGDNQASAAAPGNDAFPGPPAFSQTPLTRERLVALLEACNWNKAEVARQLGKSRTLVWKYMKKWDIPLKKG; this is encoded by the coding sequence TTGAACAACGACGGGATCTGGAACCTCAATTTTTTATACCATATTTTAGATGCCATGGCCGAAGGGCTGTTTACGTTGGACCAGGAGGGCAAAATCACCGCCTGGAACCGGGCCATGGAAAATATCAGCGGCTACACGGCCGAGCAGGCCGTGGGGCGGCAATGCAACCTGATCAAGTGCAGCCGGTGCTATGACCAGACAAAGCCCACGGATACGTCCCATTGCAAAGTGTTGACCCAGGGCAAAACAGAGGTCAAGGAGTGCTATATCCGGCACAAAGACGGTTATGATGTGCCGGTGATCAAAAATGCAAGGCTGGTCCGGGATGAAACGGGCAAGGTGCTGGGCATTGTGGAAACGCTGACCGACTTGACGGAAATCAAAGCCATCAAGGCCCGGGAAGCATCCGCCAAACAGGAACTTAAAAAGCGTTATGCCCTGGGCAATATCATCGGCAAATCAGCTGCCATGGAAAAGGTGTTCCATGCCATCCGGGCGGCGGCGGACAGCCGGGCCACCATCCTGATCCAGGGAGAGAGCGGGACGGGCAAAGAACTTGTGGCCCGGGCCATCCACTATGAAGCCGCCGGGGGGCAGCGGCCCCTGGTCACGGTAAACTGCTCGGCATTATCCGAAACCCTGTTGGAAAGTGAGTTGTTCGGTCATGTTAAAGGCGCCTTTACCGGTGCGCACAAAGACCGGATCGGGCGGTTTGAACAGGCGGACACCGGCACCATCTTTCTTGATGAAATCGGTGAACTGACACCATACATGCAGGTGAAGCTGCTGCGGGTCTTACAGGAAAGGGAAATTGAGCGGGTGGGGGATACCCGGAAAAAGAAAATTGACATCCGGGTCATTGCAGCCACCCACAAAGATTTAAGCGCCCTGACCCGGGAAGGGTTGTTTCGTGAGGATCTGTATTACCGGCTTAAAGTATTTCCCATCCGCCTGCCGCCCCTGCGCCGGCGTTTGGAAGATATTCCGCTGCTGGTACGCAACTTCATTGAAAAGGGCAACAAACATGAGGACATGGACATCCGCAATGTCACCCCGGATGCCATGAAAGCGCTCATGGCCTATCCCTGGCCCGGAAATGTACGGGAACTGGAAAACGCCGTTGCCCATGGATTTGTGCTCTGCCGCACCCGGGAAATCTCCTGTGCAGATCTGCCCGATGAGGTGTGCGGTGACAACCAGGCGAGTGCGGCCGCCCCAGGCAACGATGCGTTCCCCGGTCCGCCTGCTTTTTCCCAGACGCCTTTGACCCGGGAGCGCCTGGTGGCCCTTCTGGAGGCCTGCAACTGGAATAAGGCGGAGGTGGCCAGACAATTGGGAAAAAGCCGGACCCTTGTCTGGAAATATATGAAAAAATGGGATATTCCACTTAAAAAAGGTTAA
- a CDS encoding universal stress protein, producing MTRKPQRILFASDLSTNMKEVFKHAVSLSTLSDATIIVLHVMEEAGKNAQRRVQRAFGETLYNTIRSEQKAGAHNLLTGKNVDALSIKQAIAGFLEDKENTPMDMEISSPIEKILVTESKSIADEITGTAVAEGCDIIVMGGGHQSFLESAIGDNIARKVLKRTSVPVLVVPLLH from the coding sequence ATGACCCGGAAACCCCAACGTATATTATTTGCCTCGGACCTGTCCACCAACATGAAAGAGGTATTTAAGCATGCCGTATCCCTTTCCACATTGAGCGATGCCACCATCATCGTGCTTCATGTCATGGAAGAGGCCGGAAAAAATGCACAACGGCGCGTACAACGTGCATTTGGTGAGACACTTTATAATACCATCAGATCCGAACAGAAAGCCGGTGCCCACAACCTGCTTACTGGGAAAAATGTGGATGCCTTGAGTATAAAACAGGCCATTGCAGGTTTCCTTGAAGACAAGGAAAACACGCCCATGGATATGGAGATCAGTTCTCCCATTGAAAAGATCCTTGTTACCGAAAGCAAGTCCATTGCCGATGAAATTACCGGAACAGCCGTGGCTGAAGGGTGTGATATCATTGTCATGGGGGGAGGACACCAGAGTTTTCTGGAAAGTGCCATTGGGGACAATATTGCCCGCAAGGTGCTTAAGCGCACGAGTGTCCCTGTCCTGGTGGTGCCGTTACTGCACTGA
- a CDS encoding DUF1848 domain-containing protein, translating into MPGPSGILSASRRTDIPGWYTAWFLDRIEKGYFVVTNPFNRQSRRVEATPKEIHTIVFWSKNYGPFLDLNAHKILARKGFHLFFNFTINTPVTALEAGLPELSARLDQARRIARDFSPAQIAWRFDPICFYEKAGRVFNNLDAFEVIAVRLSQLGIKQCITSFYDSYKKVDARIKRMTEPGRPVLNFIDPGMARKADIIRNMAQFLTSLGMDLFLCCEKALMDAAGLEKYASSNACINGHLYQTLFGGNPETRGDYGQRRKQGCQCTKSFDIGSYDDHPCFHNCLFCYARTGLDIKKTSMG; encoded by the coding sequence TTGCCAGGTCCCTCCGGTATTTTGTCCGCCTCCAGGCGAACGGATATACCAGGCTGGTACACGGCCTGGTTTCTGGATAGAATTGAAAAGGGGTATTTTGTTGTCACCAATCCATTTAACCGACAGTCCCGCAGGGTTGAGGCAACCCCCAAAGAGATTCACACCATTGTTTTCTGGTCTAAAAATTATGGACCGTTTCTGGACTTAAACGCCCATAAAATTTTAGCCCGGAAAGGATTTCACCTGTTTTTTAATTTTACCATCAATACACCTGTAACCGCGCTTGAAGCCGGTTTACCGGAACTGTCCGCGCGTTTGGACCAGGCCCGGCGCATTGCCCGGGATTTTTCCCCGGCGCAGATTGCCTGGCGTTTTGACCCCATCTGTTTTTATGAAAAAGCCGGGCGGGTTTTTAATAACCTTGATGCCTTTGAGGTCATTGCCGTGCGATTGTCACAACTGGGTATCAAACAATGCATCACCAGTTTTTATGATTCGTACAAAAAGGTGGACGCAAGAATCAAGCGCATGACTGAGCCGGGCAGGCCCGTGCTCAACTTCATTGATCCGGGCATGGCGCGCAAGGCGGATATCATTCGCAATATGGCTCAATTTCTTACCTCCCTTGGTATGGATCTTTTTTTATGCTGTGAAAAAGCATTGATGGATGCTGCCGGATTAGAGAAATATGCATCCTCGAATGCCTGTATTAACGGGCATCTTTATCAAACCTTATTTGGTGGAAATCCTGAAACCCGCGGCGATTATGGACAACGGCGCAAGCAGGGATGTCAATGCACTAAATCCTTTGATATCGGCTCCTATGACGACCACCCTTGTTTCCACAACTGCCTTTTCTGCTATGCCAGAACAGGTCTTGATATTAAAAAAACGTCCATGGGGTGA
- the dusB gene encoding tRNA dihydrouridine synthase DusB codes for MKIKDLEINGVTFLAPLAGITNLPFRQLIKDCGCAVVCSEMISAKGIFYNSEKTITLLESNERERPLSVQIFGSDPVSMGQAAAFVSDLGTVDIIDINFGCSVRKVIKQGAGVALMKDPGLAQKIIKAVRDATSLPFTIKIRSGWDASGDQAVNLAKIAEDNGVDAIAVHPRTAAQAFKGKADWQQIARVKQAIGIPVIGNGDIVTPRDAGEMISQTGCDAVMVGRAAMANPFILSQIEQYVAHGTFSHPSPWDIFRKMEALTQGYVSYFGESTACRMLRGRLAWFVRGLPGAAVFRKELSTLESSVQAHEMIRNFEAGLKA; via the coding sequence ATGAAAATAAAAGATCTCGAAATTAACGGCGTCACCTTTCTGGCGCCTTTGGCAGGGATTACCAATTTGCCCTTCAGGCAGTTGATAAAGGATTGCGGATGCGCTGTGGTATGCTCGGAGATGATCAGTGCCAAAGGCATATTCTATAATTCCGAAAAAACCATAACCCTGCTTGAGTCCAATGAGCGTGAGCGGCCCTTGTCCGTACAGATTTTTGGATCCGATCCTGTGTCCATGGGACAGGCTGCTGCATTCGTCAGTGACCTGGGAACAGTCGATATCATCGACATTAATTTTGGGTGCAGTGTCAGGAAAGTGATCAAACAAGGGGCGGGCGTGGCGTTGATGAAAGATCCGGGCCTTGCCCAAAAAATTATAAAGGCTGTCAGGGATGCGACATCTCTTCCCTTTACCATTAAAATACGCAGCGGCTGGGATGCGTCCGGGGACCAGGCCGTGAATCTGGCGAAAATCGCAGAAGATAACGGGGTGGATGCCATTGCCGTTCACCCGAGGACAGCAGCCCAGGCGTTCAAGGGTAAGGCGGATTGGCAACAGATTGCACGGGTTAAGCAGGCCATCGGCATTCCCGTGATTGGAAACGGCGATATCGTTACCCCCCGGGATGCCGGAGAAATGATTTCCCAAACCGGCTGTGACGCCGTTATGGTGGGCAGGGCGGCCATGGCAAATCCGTTCATTCTTTCACAGATCGAACAGTATGTGGCCCATGGCACATTCTCACATCCTTCGCCTTGGGACATCTTTAGAAAAATGGAAGCATTGACCCAGGGGTATGTCTCATATTTCGGAGAAAGCACGGCGTGCAGAATGCTTCGGGGGCGGCTGGCGTGGTTTGTCCGGGGATTGCCCGGCGCGGCTGTGTTCCGTAAAGAATTATCCACCCTTGAAAGCAGTGTCCAGGCCCATGAGATGATTCGAAACTTTGAGGCAGGCCTCAAGGCTTGA
- the queF gene encoding preQ(1) synthase, which translates to MENKHYDTPFTVDTADVITPDLLEPIEYAYKSKRSIDIKITQPEYTSVCPMTGLPDNGTIIIDYRPDAHLVELKSLKYYLMQYRNVGMFYEHVVNKILDDLVSVINPIYMKVTGEFTPRGGISSVGSAEYIKDAGNN; encoded by the coding sequence ATGGAAAACAAGCACTACGACACCCCTTTTACCGTGGATACGGCGGATGTAATCACACCGGATCTTCTGGAACCCATTGAATACGCATACAAATCCAAACGCAGTATTGATATTAAAATCACCCAGCCCGAATATACCTCGGTCTGCCCCATGACAGGTCTGCCGGATAACGGGACCATCATTATCGACTACCGGCCCGATGCCCATCTGGTGGAGTTGAAATCACTAAAATATTATCTGATGCAGTACCGAAACGTCGGGATGTTTTACGAACATGTGGTCAATAAAATTTTGGACGACCTTGTCTCGGTGATCAACCCGATTTACATGAAAGTGACGGGCGAATTCACCCCCCGGGGCGGCATTTCGTCCGTGGGATCTGCCGAATATATCAAGGATGCCGGTAATAATTAA
- a CDS encoding HNH endonuclease, whose product MKDINEFFSFPDDIVTKKERSKARQLRNSQWWKRKRSSGICHYCGGQFPPKELTMDHVIPLSRGGRSEKFNLVPCCKECNTQKQRMLPVEWDEHMARLTADKKNRPD is encoded by the coding sequence ATGAAAGATATAAATGAATTTTTTTCTTTTCCCGACGATATTGTAACAAAAAAAGAGCGATCCAAGGCACGGCAGCTTCGGAACAGCCAGTGGTGGAAGCGAAAAAGGTCGTCCGGCATATGTCACTATTGCGGAGGGCAGTTCCCCCCCAAAGAACTGACCATGGATCACGTGATTCCCCTATCCCGGGGAGGGCGCTCGGAGAAATTTAACCTGGTGCCGTGTTGCAAGGAATGCAATACGCAAAAACAACGCATGCTGCCGGTCGAGTGGGACGAACACATGGCCCGCCTAACAGCCGATAAAAAAAACCGGCCGGATTAA